ATGCGCCATCGCCTCCAGGTAGCGGCTCTGCGTATCGCGCGCATCGCCCGGCAGGCCGCGCCGACTCTCCACCGGGTCGCTGCCCTTGGCGAGGATCGCCACCCCGTTCCAGGCCGACTGCCCCATCCACAGCGCGCCATAGCCGGCGGCATGGATCTCGTTGAGCGGGAAACCCGCATCCACGCTCTTGAGTTCCTGCAGCCCGACGATGTCCGGCGCCTCGCGCCGCAACCATTCCAGCAGCTGCGGCAGGCGGCTGCGGATGCCGTTGACGTTGTACGTGGCGATCTTGAGCGTCTTCATCGCATGCGCCGTTGCAGAACCGGTCATCACCTTGCCCAAGCTAGGCTCGGCGCATCGTGAAAATCGGGAGCGCGGCATGACCCCACTGGACAAACCGTTGCGCCGGGAACTGGAGATCGACGGCACGCCCTATACGCTGACCATCGACCCGGAAGGCCTGAAACTCACCGAAAAAGGCCGCCGCAAGGGCCTGGAACTGCGCTGGAGCGAGCTGGTCAGCGGCGACGCCGCACTGGCCACTGCGCTGCAAGCCTCCCTCGCCACCGCCAAGAAATGACGCCAGGGACGGCCGCGCCGCGTGGCCGCACAAAGCGCGGACCACGCAAGGGGCGCGGCCGCGGCCGGCCCGCCAGATGCCGTCGGCCCGCCCCGGTGGTATTTTCGCCCGACCGCCAACGGCAAGGAGCAGGCAGATGCAATCGAGCGACGGCACCGATCCTCGGGTGGGCCTGCGCCCGCGGTCCATGCGGCTGCCGCACATGGCCGTGCTGGCGCTGGCCGCCCTGGCCGGCAGCGCCAGTGCGCAACAGGACGCGTTGCGGATCGTGACCAGGACCGTCCATGCGGCGGGCACGCCGGAATGGCGCCAGATCCGCGAGTGGCTGCTGCAGCATCCCGAGACGATCAACGGCAAGCGACTGGGCGATCCCGACCAGCTTAGCGCGGTGAGCCTGGACTACAGCGCCGGCAAGCCGGCCGCCACCCGTACGGTGCCGCGGCCCGTGCCCTTGCCCGCGACCGGGACGCCCGGCGACAGCATCGCCATCGCGTCGTGCGCACAGGGGTATCTGCAGTCATGGAAGTACGGCGTGGACGACAGTCCGCAGCACCGCTGGAGCCTGCAGTCCTATTCGCTGACGTTGAGCGCCGCGTGTCCGGACGGTGCCGGCGCGGGCTGACGTCCGCTAGCGCGTGCGATCGGTTCGGGCGGCCGGCGCTTTCCAGGGCGCCGCAGCCACAATGGCCTGTTGGCCGGAAACCGCCACGGCGCTTCGATCGGCGCCAGAGCACCGCGCGGGCAGGCGGCCTTGCGCCCGGATCGCACCGCTTCACGCCGGGAGATCGCCCAGCGGCCGCACTTTCCCCGCTGCAACCGCTTGTCGATTCCGAACACGCTCGTACGTCGTATCCAGCAAGGCGCCCATCCCGGTGCGCCGGACTTCGGAGGTTCCCATGTCGTATGTCGATGGTTTCGTGTTGGCCGTGCCCACCGCCAACAAGCAGAAGTTCCTCGAACACGCGCGCATCGACTCGGTGTTCATCGAGCACGGCGCGCTGCGCGTGCTCGAATGCTGGGCCGACGACGTGCCGCACGGCCAGCAGACCGATTTCTACCGCGCGGTGGAGGCCAAGGACGACGAGACGGTGGTGTTCTCGTGGATCGAGTGGCCGGACAAGGCCACCCGCGACGCCGGCATGCAGAAGATGATGGAGGACCCGCGCGCGGATCCTGCCGTCAATCCGATGCCGTTCGACGGCAAGCGCATGATCTACGGCGGCTTCGTTCCGGTGCTGGAATTGAACAGATAGCGCGCAGGCGGCCGACGCGCGGCCATCGCTGCGCGGCCACCGCGGCATGTGGCCTGCGCGTGCCGCCGCATGCCGCGGCGACGGCGACGGCGACGCAGCGCGGCGGCGCGCTCAGAACCGGTAGCTGAAGCTCAGCGTCGCATTGCGCCCGGCGGCGTAGTACAGGTTGCTGTATTCGTCCAGCACGAAATACTTGCGGTCCAGCAGGTTGTTCGCGTTGAACTGCAGCGAGGCCTGCGCGTTGATGGCGTAGCGCGCCATCGCACTGAGCAGCGTCACCGAGGCCTGGTCCACGTGCTGCGGGCCGCTGGGGCCGTCCACCGCGGCATGGCTGGCGGACTGCCAATTGGCGCCGCCGCCCACGGTGAGCCGCTGCCATGCGCCGGGCAGCCGGTAGGTGGTGAACAGGCGCACCAGCGTGCGCGGCAGCGCGGTGCGCAGGTCGGCGCCGTCCGGGCCCTCCAGCTCGAAATGCGACCAGCCCAGCGACGCGCTCCAGTCCTCGCTCAGCTCGCCCGACGCTTCCAGTTCGAAGCCGCGCGAGCGCGTGCCGTCCACCGCGACGTAGGCCTGGGTCAGGCCGTCGGGCAGGGTCTGGCCGACGTCGGCCTCGGCCACGTTGTCCTGGCGGGTGTCGAACAGCACCAGCGCGGTGTTGAGCCGGCCGCCGAAATGGCGGCCCTTGATCCCGATCTCGCGGCTGCTGCCCAGCACCGGATCGAGGAAGCTGCCGTCGCGGCGGCGGTTGTCCTGCGGGTCGAAGATCTCGGTATAGCTGACGAACGCCGAATACACCGGGGTGATCGCGTAGACCAGCCCGGCGTAGGGCACGGTCTTGCGATGGTCGTGGCGGAACACGCCGCTGTAGAGGTCGTCGGTGTCGTTCTTCCAGCGGCTGTAGCGGGCGCCGGCGATCAGCGTCAACGGCTCGGCCAGCGACAGGCGCGCGGCGGCGTAGGCGCCCTGCTGGTCGGTGCGGATCGCGGTGACCTTGTCGGCGTCGGCGGCGAACTGCGGATACGGATAATCGCCATTCCACTGCAGGAAATCGCCGACCGGCGCCAGCGCCTCGGTGGCGTTCACCCACGAGGCCCTGGTGTAGCGCGATTCGCTCAGGCCCAGCACCAGTTCGTGTTCGCGGCCCCAGGCCTGGAACGGCCCGGACGCGTACACGTCGAGCATGTCCTGGCGGCCGCGGTCGCGGCTGCGGTAGGCGGACGGCTCCACGGTCTGCCCGGTGGCGCGGTTCGGGAACCCGTAGACGTAGAACAGCGCCATGTCGCCGTCGGTCTTGCGATGGCTGGCCATGGCCCGCAGCAGCCAGCCGTTGCCGAACGCGTGCCTGAGATCGGCGAAGGCGGTAGCGGTGGTGGTGTCCCAATAGGTCCAGTCCGCGGCGCTGCTGAAACCGCGCGGCCACTCCAGGAAACTGCCGTCGTCGTAGAACACCGGGTAGCTGCCCCAGGTGACGCCCTTGGGCCGGTTTTTCTGGTAGTCGTAGCCCACGCTCAGCGTGGTGGCATCGCCCAGGTCGGCGTCGACCACGCCGTACAGCACGGTCTTCTTCTTGCTGTAGCTGTCCAGGTAGGAATCGCCCTGCTCGTAGGCGCCGACCAGGCGGCCGCGCACGCTGCCGTCGGCGGTCAGCGGCGCGGCGACGTCGGCGCTGCCGCGCCAGGTGTCCCACGATCCCGCGCTCAGCGACGCGTCGGCCTGCAGCGTGCGGCTGTCGGCGCGCTTGCGCACGAAGTTGATCGTCGCCGACGGGCTGCCGGCGCCGGTGAGCAGGCCGCTGGCCCCGCGCAGCACTTCGATGCGCTCGTAGATCGCAGTGTCCAGGCTGGCGTCGGCGGACCCGGAATTCAGCCCAGGCGCGACCGGCACGCCGTCGTAGGCCATGTTCTCCACGGGGAAGCCGCGCGCATAGAACAGCACGCGCTCGGTGTCGTAGGCGTTGGACGACACCCCGGTGACGTTGTCGAGCACCTCGCGCACCGAGGTCAGGTGCTGGTCCTCGATCCGCTGCGCGGTGACGATGCTGACCGATTGCGGCGTCTGCTGCGGCGTCAGCGACAGGCGTGTGGCCGCCGCGGTCTGTTCGACCGTGTAGGAGCGTGCGCGTTCGCCCTTGACGTTGATCGCGTCCAGCGTGGTCGGATCGGCGGCGTCCGGCTGCGCCGCGGCCGACACCGCGATGGACAAGCCGACGGACAGCACGCTCAAACGCAGTGCGGCGGCGCGGAGATGGAAAACGGACATGGCAAAACCCCTGGATGAAGTGAGCCACAGGCAGGCGGCCTGTGCGGACTCTCACGACTGGGGCTGGCGGGGAACCACTGCTTGCGCGTCGTCAAGGCCGCCAGTTTAGCGCAGCGTGTGCCGCCTCTTACAGCGCCCGCACCGGCCTGCATGCCTGCGCCAGCATGCTTCGTCCCTTCTCCCATCGGGACCACGGCACTGTGGCGCGAAGCGCCGGATGCGGGTGCGCGCGGAACTCATGCGCCTGAATCGCACGAAGCTTCTCCCGTACCCTCACCCCCTACGCCTCTCGCGGCGGGAGAGGGGCTCAGCGCCGTTGCGCGCATCGGTGCCGCGGCGGCGCGGTAAACTGCGCGCTGCATCCAGCGGCGCCCGCGCCCCTTCCACGCCATGCACGTCGCCCACCCGCGGACCGCGTCCCGCCCCCTCCTCGCCTCCATTCGCCTGCTCGCCAAGCTCGCCGCCTTCCTGCTGGCCAGCGCGGCGCTGATCCCGCTGCAGTGGCTGTGCATGCGCTTCACCCGCGGGCGCGGCGCCTTCGTGCTGCCGCGGCTGTGGTTCGCCTGCCTGCGCGCGCTGCTGGGCCTCCGCGTGGAGACGGTGGGCGCGCCGCGACGCGGCGGCGGCACGCTGTTCGTCGGCAACCACGTCTCGCATTTCGACATCGTGGTGCTGGGCAGCCTGCTGCACGCGCGCTTCATCGCCAAGAACGACATGGAACGCTGGCCGGGGATGCGGCATCTCGGCGCGCTGGCGCAGACCGTGTTCGTCAGCCGCCGCCGGATCGACGCGGCCAACGTGGCCGCGGCCGTCGCCGCGCAGATCCGTCCCGACCACGACGTGGTGCTGTTCGCCGAAGGCACCACCTCCTCCGGCGAACGCGTCGCCCCGTTCAAGTCGAGCCTGTTCTCGCTGTTCCTGGGCGGCGACGCCAACGGCCGGCCGTGGACGCTGCAACCGTTCACGCTGGACGTGCTGTCGGTCGATGGCCGCCCCCTGGCGCACGGCGGCGACCGCGACGCCTACGCGTTCTACGGCGCGATGCGGGCCGGCGCCCACGTCGCGCGCTTCCTGCGCCTGTCCGGCGCCGTGGTGCGGGTGACCTTCCACGCGCCGATCGCCGTCGGCCACGGCGCGGACCGCAAGGCGCTGGCGAAGCAGGTGCATGCGATCGTGGCCTCGGCACTGGTGGCCGGCCGGGCGCCCGACATGTCGCCAGGCTGAAAGCGCGGCGAACCCTCCGCGTTGCAGGGCGGCGCGTGCGTCGGCGGCTGCGGGTGCGATCGACGTACGAAGCCGCGCCGCATCGCTGGCGTGCGTGGCGATTGCGGCTTGCTTCCGCATCGCGCGCAAGCCGCGTGCGATGCACTGGCGATTTTTTCGCGACGCCGGCGGCGCCAGTACAGAAGCGAATCGGAGGCACGTGCTTGGCGTGGTGGACGCGGCGTCCGGCTTGCCGTACCCGGTTCGTGTCACGCAGACGACATCGGGACTTCCTAGCCTGCTTCCAGCGCCGGCAGCCGACGCCGCGAAGGAAGCTCGCCATCGAAGTCCTGCTGTGGAGCGTGTTCGCCGTGGTGATGAGCGCCGTGCTGGTGACGGGCGTGTCGGTGGTGATCGTCGCCACCCGCGAGAACCGCATCTACTCCGCCGAAGCCAGGACCTGGCAGCGCCTGATGCACAGCGGCATCCCGGCCGAGGCCGAGATCCGTTCGCTCAAGCGTTCCGAGCACGGCCTGTCGCGCGGCGGCAGCCAGGGCCAGACCGTGCATGCGGTGGAACTCGTGCTTGAAGTGTTCGACGCGGCGGGCGGCGCGTCTTCGGCAACCGTGCGCACCTTGATCGACGAAGCGCTGTTGCCGCAATTCTGCATCGCCGGCACCCGCGTGCATCTGCTGCGCGATCCCGAGGATGCCGCGATCCTGGCAGTGGACCGCGCACGCACGCCGCTGGAGATCCCGCGCGTTGGCGGCTGATGGCGTGGGTGCGAGAGTGAGGAGCCTCGGGGTTGTGGCTATTGCCTTTCAATAGGGCCGGGGGACATTGCAGGGGGCTGCACCACTCTGGTCACCCGAGGTTTCTGTCGCGGCTGAAGCCGCTCCTACAGGTGCGGGCGGACTGGCTCGGTCGTCGCGGCCGATGGCCCAGGGCAGCCCGGAAGGCGCTTCCGCAGGAACGTGCGGACGCCTGCCGAGGGCGGCCCCCGCTACGGTTTCGCCGCCTCGCACAGCTTGCGGTTGAACCAGGTGGACTTGGCGATCGGCAGATAGCTGTCCCAATCGGTCGGCGGCAGCATGGTGCCGTTCTTGTCCAGTTCCTGCTGCAGCGACTCCTCGTCGCGGCTGGTGCCGGCGATGGTGCCGTCGAGCGCGGCCAGGCATTCCTTCGGGCGGCCCAGGCGCAGCAGGGTGATCGCGCGATCGTTGGCGAAGCGGTCGCGCTCCAGCCAGTGGAAGTACGTGCCGCATTCCTTGCCGAACGCGTCCATTCCCGCCAGCGCGGCCGCATAGCGCTTGCCGCGATAGTCGGCCAGGTACGCCGCGCGCCGCCGCGTGCTCGCCGCGGCGGTGCAGCCCGCCGGCAGCGCCAGGTATTCGCCGTCGAAGCCGGCGCGCGCGCCGCAGTAGTCGCGGCAGCTCTCCTCGGTCAGCGGCTTCACCGCGAAGCCGCCGGCCGTGCGCTTGAACGACACGCGGCACGGCGTGTCGCTGCCGTCGGTGGCCTCGGCGATCTCGCCCCGCAGCGTCCCCGACAGCCCGCAGGTATGGCCATTGGCGCCCACCGCCTCGATCTCGAACCGGCGCACGCCGCCCTGCTCGGTGATCTGCAGGCTGCCCCAGCCATCCTTGGTGCCGTACTCGACCGGCGCCGGCGCGGCCGCTGCGGCAGCGAACGCCGCGGCACACAACAGCACCGTCCATGTCCATCGTCCTGACATCGCGATTCCAAATGCGGGAAGGAAGAAGGATTGTCCGTCATCTGGCGCGCCGCGGGCCAGGACCAGGGAATTTTCGCGTGCGCGCTTTGGCACTGCCTGGACTGCCGCGGCGCTCGGGCCAACCCGAATGCCACGTGATGCACGTTGCGGGCGCAGGACGCGCGCACCGCTATCGCCGGCACCGCATCCAGGGCAGAATCACCCCATGCATCCCCTCGCGCTACCGCTCGCCACCATGCTCGCCGGCATCGCCGCGGCCGCCCCGGCGCCGGAGCGCATGCTGATCTTCAGCAAGACCGCCGGCTTCCGCCACGAGTCGATCCCCACCGCGGTGGCGACGCTGCGCCAGCTGGCGAGCGACGAGGGCCTGGTTGCCGACCACAGCGAGGACGCGAGCGACTTCACCGACGCCAACCTGGCCCGCTATCGCGTGGTGGTGTTCGCCAGCACCACCGGCGAGGTCCTCGACCCGGCCCAGCAGCGCGCCTTCGAAGGCTTCGTGCGCAACGGCGGCGGCTTCGTCGGCGTGCACTCGGCGGCCGACACCGGCT
The Xanthomonas sp. AM6 DNA segment above includes these coding regions:
- a CDS encoding DUF1428 domain-containing protein, with the protein product MSYVDGFVLAVPTANKQKFLEHARIDSVFIEHGALRVLECWADDVPHGQQTDFYRAVEAKDDETVVFSWIEWPDKATRDAGMQKMMEDPRADPAVNPMPFDGKRMIYGGFVPVLELNR
- a CDS encoding TonB-dependent siderophore receptor, which translates into the protein MSVFHLRAAALRLSVLSVGLSIAVSAAAQPDAADPTTLDAINVKGERARSYTVEQTAAATRLSLTPQQTPQSVSIVTAQRIEDQHLTSVREVLDNVTGVSSNAYDTERVLFYARGFPVENMAYDGVPVAPGLNSGSADASLDTAIYERIEVLRGASGLLTGAGSPSATINFVRKRADSRTLQADASLSAGSWDTWRGSADVAAPLTADGSVRGRLVGAYEQGDSYLDSYSKKKTVLYGVVDADLGDATTLSVGYDYQKNRPKGVTWGSYPVFYDDGSFLEWPRGFSSAADWTYWDTTTATAFADLRHAFGNGWLLRAMASHRKTDGDMALFYVYGFPNRATGQTVEPSAYRSRDRGRQDMLDVYASGPFQAWGREHELVLGLSESRYTRASWVNATEALAPVGDFLQWNGDYPYPQFAADADKVTAIRTDQQGAYAAARLSLAEPLTLIAGARYSRWKNDTDDLYSGVFRHDHRKTVPYAGLVYAITPVYSAFVSYTEIFDPQDNRRRDGSFLDPVLGSSREIGIKGRHFGGRLNTALVLFDTRQDNVAEADVGQTLPDGLTQAYVAVDGTRSRGFELEASGELSEDWSASLGWSHFELEGPDGADLRTALPRTLVRLFTTYRLPGAWQRLTVGGGANWQSASHAAVDGPSGPQHVDQASVTLLSAMARYAINAQASLQFNANNLLDRKYFVLDEYSNLYYAAGRNATLSFSYRF
- a CDS encoding lysophospholipid acyltransferase family protein translates to MHVAHPRTASRPLLASIRLLAKLAAFLLASAALIPLQWLCMRFTRGRGAFVLPRLWFACLRALLGLRVETVGAPRRGGGTLFVGNHVSHFDIVVLGSLLHARFIAKNDMERWPGMRHLGALAQTVFVSRRRIDAANVAAAVAAQIRPDHDVVLFAEGTTSSGERVAPFKSSLFSLFLGGDANGRPWTLQPFTLDVLSVDGRPLAHGGDRDAYAFYGAMRAGAHVARFLRLSGAVVRVTFHAPIAVGHGADRKALAKQVHAIVASALVAGRAPDMSPG